The following is a genomic window from Afipia sp. P52-10.
CGCATCAGCTGCTTGAAGCCTTGTCCCTCTTCACCGCCGAGCAGCGCGTCCGCCGGCGCCCGCATGCTGTCGAACTGCAGCGTGTATTCGCGCATGCCGCGATAGCCGAGCACATGGATCTCGCTGCCGGTCATGCCTTCGGCCGGGAAGGCGTCATCCGCCGTGCCGCGCGGCTTCGGCACCAGCAGCATGGACAAGCCCGCATAGCCCTTCTCGTCCGGCAGCGTGCGCGCGAGCAGGGTCATCAGGTCCGAGCGGCTGGCGTGGGTGATCCAGGTTTTCGCGCCATAGATCAGCCAGTCACCGCTGGCATCGCGCTGTGCGCGGGTCTGCAGCGAGCCGAGATCGGAGCCGGTGTCCGGTTCGGTGAACACAGCCGTCGGCAGGATCTCGCCGCTGGCGATTTTTGGTAACAGGGTATTCTTCTGCTCGGGTGTCCCGCCGAGCACGATCAGTTCGCCGGCGATCTCCGAGCGCGTACCGAGCGAGCCGGTGCCGATCCAACCGCGCGACAGCTCCTCGGTGACGATGCACATCACCAGCTTGTTGAGGCCGAGGCCGCCGAACGCGGTCGGAATGCACACGCCGAACGTGCCGAGCTCGGCCATAGCCTGGACCGTGGCATCCGGGATCAGATCGTTGGCGAGATGCCATTTGTGCGCATGCGGAACGATCTCCGCGTCGGTGAAGCGGCGGAACTGATCGCGGATGGCGTCGAGCTCCGCATCGTGCAGCGTCTCGCTTGGCCAATGGCCCTGCGCCAGCGCCGCAACAAGCTCGGCGCGTGCGGCGGTCATGTCCGTGTCGAGCAACCCGGCACAGGCGTCGGCCAGCGCACGGCCCGCCGGAGCAATGCCGAGATCGGCGGGGCGCAGCAATTCGTTCTGCCCCATCGGCAGGCCACCGGCCAACTGGCCAATGGTCTCTGCGAATGCCAGACGCGCAACCAGGGCGTCGAGCGGGTTGGCGCCGTTCCCGGCCTCAACCCACGCCAGCACCGCCTCCAGCGCCGCAACGCTGGTG
Proteins encoded in this region:
- a CDS encoding acyl-CoA dehydrogenase family protein, yielding MVDLKQALAAAQSFRAAAQTALAGRLATKHIDADQRAAHGFAWIATSVAALEAVLAWVEAGNGANPLDALVARLAFAETIGQLAGGLPMGQNELLRPADLGIAPAGRALADACAGLLDTDMTAARAELVAALAQGHWPSETLHDAELDAIRDQFRRFTDAEIVPHAHKWHLANDLIPDATVQAMAELGTFGVCIPTAFGGLGLNKLVMCIVTEELSRGWIGTGSLGTRSEIAGELIVLGGTPEQKNTLLPKIASGEILPTAVFTEPDTGSDLGSLQTRAQRDASGDWLIYGAKTWITHASRSDLMTLLARTLPDEKGYAGLSMLLVPKPRGTADDAFPAEGMTGSEIHVLGYRGMREYTLQFDSMRAPADALLGGEEGQGFKQLMRTFEGARIQTAARAVGVARRALELGLDYALNRKQFGKAIINFPRVSDKLAAELVDLITARELTYAAARAKDSGKRCDIEAGMAKLLAARVAWANADASLQIHGGNGYALEYEISRVLCDARILNIFEGAAEIQAQVIARGLVSGRN